One genomic segment of Prochlorococcus marinus str. MIT 0919 includes these proteins:
- a CDS encoding bleomycin hydrolase: MKSAVTTVLSSADAAGRFPTISDLESVKGSFDRAPARLEAAEKLSIYIDKYTSAALDQVYGVGIYDQANKDKCARDINHYLRLINYCLVTGGTGPLDEWGIAGMREVIRAQMLPTAAYVEALSFVRDQIDIPGEMGQQAATEFKALLDYLINALA; this comes from the coding sequence ATGAAATCAGCAGTCACCACAGTACTCTCTTCAGCAGATGCTGCTGGCAGATTTCCTACAATTAGCGATTTGGAGTCAGTTAAAGGCTCTTTTGATAGGGCTCCTGCGCGATTAGAAGCAGCTGAAAAACTTTCCATTTATATAGATAAATATACTTCAGCTGCATTAGATCAAGTCTATGGAGTTGGGATTTACGACCAGGCAAATAAAGATAAGTGTGCACGAGATATAAATCACTATTTGAGGTTGATTAATTATTGCTTGGTTACAGGCGGAACAGGTCCTTTAGACGAATGGGGTATCGCAGGGATGAGAGAAGTAATTAGAGCTCAGATGTTACCTACTGCAGCATATGTAGAGGCCCTTTCATTTGTTAGAGATCAAATAGATATCCCAGGTGAGATGGGCCAGCAAGCTGCAACAGAGTTTAAGGCTTTGTTGGATTATTTGATTAATGCACTTGCCTGA
- a CDS encoding bleomycin hydrolase — protein sequence MLDAFSRAVVSADSKGSPIGSAELASLRKYVADANKRIDATLAITQNVSCIAADAVSGIVCENTGLTQPGGNCYPTRRMAACLRDGEIILRYVSYALLAGDPSILDDRCINGLKETYIALGVPIASAIRAIEIMKIATVAIMTETNTGRKMFDGINSGTGAQCQDIASEAASYFDRVISALS from the coding sequence ATGCTTGATGCATTCTCACGTGCTGTAGTTAGTGCTGATTCCAAAGGCTCACCTATTGGAAGTGCTGAACTTGCTTCTCTACGTAAATACGTAGCGGATGCAAACAAAAGAATTGATGCAACACTTGCTATTACTCAAAACGTTTCTTGTATAGCAGCTGACGCTGTATCAGGAATCGTATGCGAAAATACTGGTTTGACTCAGCCAGGTGGCAACTGCTACCCCACTAGACGTATGGCTGCCTGTCTTAGAGATGGAGAAATTATATTGAGATATGTCAGCTATGCTTTGCTTGCTGGAGACCCTTCGATCCTAGATGACAGATGTATTAATGGTTTGAAAGAAACTTATATAGCTTTGGGTGTCCCTATCGCTAGTGCAATTAGGGCAATAGAAATAATGAAAATAGCCACCGTTGCAATTATGACTGAAACAAATACCGGTAGAAAAATGTTTGATGGCATTAATTCAGGAACAGGAGCTCAATGTCAGGATATAGCCTCAGAAGCTGCATCTTATTTTGACAGAGTAATCAGTGCCCTCAGTTAA